The Nitrogeniibacter aestuarii genome has a window encoding:
- the etfA gene encoding electron transfer flavoprotein subunit alpha: MSDIIRRDPRTEWIARNRLHPEHDAVLAALGGGASSAEWMGPNGVIRRDPHAVGFIGPNGIRRIDRSGVQSASGASAVRRESAAAPKRQAVTIASPAFMIAVVGDMPGGRLSAHDRDVLGLARQLAGADGAVLLAVFGDMREDGLGEAGVDRVIHFTGQEVEGYAPDARLAALEGVEREHAPRHWLFPDSPLGGGELGRRLAARLSERPATQVWQVAGDQCTGRGSAGSTDITRALPRVVLALAECAEPVADTVHAAEPMALPSGLPTVLRRIEDLGAVAVDPSGVALAEAEFILSAGNGIHDWDGFHHAAKVLGATEGASRVAVDNGFMPRHRQVGATGTWVTARVYLSVGISGAIQHLQGIQQCDKVVTINKDAGCDMVKRADLAVIADSGEVLSALVELVEGSRKEQRNAA; the protein is encoded by the coding sequence ATGAGTGACATCATTCGACGCGATCCGCGCACCGAGTGGATCGCCCGCAACCGGCTGCATCCGGAGCATGATGCCGTGCTCGCCGCGCTGGGCGGTGGGGCGTCGTCGGCCGAGTGGATGGGGCCCAACGGCGTCATCCGGCGCGACCCGCACGCGGTCGGCTTCATTGGCCCGAACGGTATTCGCCGCATTGATCGCAGTGGTGTTCAGTCGGCCAGCGGCGCCAGTGCGGTGCGCCGCGAAAGCGCGGCAGCGCCGAAGAGACAGGCGGTCACGATCGCCAGCCCGGCCTTCATGATTGCAGTAGTGGGCGACATGCCCGGTGGGCGGCTTTCCGCTCATGATCGCGATGTGCTTGGCCTCGCCCGGCAGCTCGCCGGCGCTGACGGCGCCGTGCTGCTGGCCGTCTTCGGCGACATGCGCGAAGACGGGCTTGGTGAGGCGGGCGTCGATCGAGTTATCCATTTCACGGGCCAGGAGGTTGAAGGTTACGCGCCGGACGCACGACTGGCAGCCCTCGAAGGCGTCGAGCGCGAGCATGCGCCACGTCACTGGCTGTTCCCGGATTCCCCCCTCGGTGGTGGCGAACTGGGCCGACGCCTCGCTGCGCGGCTTTCAGAGCGGCCAGCAACCCAGGTCTGGCAGGTTGCCGGCGATCAGTGCACCGGCCGAGGTTCGGCCGGTTCGACCGACATCACTCGCGCCTTGCCTCGCGTCGTGCTTGCGCTGGCCGAGTGTGCCGAGCCTGTCGCCGATACGGTTCATGCGGCCGAGCCGATGGCGCTGCCGTCGGGCTTGCCCACGGTCCTCCGACGCATCGAGGACCTGGGAGCGGTGGCGGTCGATCCGTCCGGCGTGGCCTTGGCCGAGGCGGAGTTCATTCTCTCGGCGGGGAACGGTATTCATGACTGGGATGGTTTCCACCATGCCGCGAAAGTGCTCGGCGCGACCGAAGGCGCATCACGGGTTGCGGTGGACAACGGCTTCATGCCGCGTCATCGCCAGGTGGGTGCGACCGGAACCTGGGTGACCGCACGCGTCTATCTGTCGGTGGGTATCTCTGGAGCCATTCAGCATCTGCAGGGTATTCAGCAGTGTGACAAGGTGGTGACGATCAACAAGGACGCCGGCTGTGACATGGTCAAGCGGGCTGATCTGGCGGTGATCGCGGATTCGGGCGAGGTGCTCTCCGCGCTCGTTGAGCTGGTTGAAGGCAGCCGCAAGGAGCAGCGCAATGCAGCGTGA
- the etfB gene encoding electron transfer flavoprotein subunit beta produces the protein MQRDGKNTTGQGTRPRIAVLVSVGRHPVTGRPRRAEFDARAVEMGLSLAAADDVTLIHAGVRSPEAEGALRGYLGMGIDSIEVLLQPDDADVVPALETRLRDMAPKLVLCGARGETGETSGLVPFLLAEHLGWSLVTSLAQIESIDGDSMTVLQALPRGQRRRLKVSLPAIVTVDAAAQPARQSAFGPARRGELCASQSAVTADVMAREWTVAPARKRPKRLKIVKAASARDRFKAAAAKAEGGTGQVLNGVSPQEGAEAILKLLREEGVLR, from the coding sequence ATGCAGCGTGATGGGAAGAACACAACCGGGCAGGGGACGCGCCCCAGGATTGCGGTGCTGGTCTCCGTCGGGCGCCACCCGGTGACCGGAAGGCCCCGTCGGGCCGAATTCGACGCGCGTGCTGTCGAGATGGGTTTGTCGCTCGCTGCGGCCGATGACGTGACGCTGATCCATGCCGGGGTGCGCTCGCCGGAAGCGGAAGGCGCACTGCGCGGCTACCTGGGGATGGGCATCGACTCGATCGAAGTGTTGCTGCAACCGGATGACGCAGACGTTGTACCTGCCCTTGAAACCCGCTTGCGCGACATGGCGCCAAAGCTGGTGCTGTGTGGCGCCCGGGGCGAAACCGGGGAGACTTCCGGTCTGGTGCCGTTCTTGCTCGCCGAGCATCTGGGATGGTCGCTGGTGACGTCGCTGGCGCAAATCGAGTCGATTGATGGTGACAGCATGACCGTGCTGCAAGCCTTGCCCCGAGGGCAGCGGCGTCGGCTGAAGGTGTCACTGCCGGCGATCGTGACGGTCGATGCGGCCGCTCAGCCTGCACGACAAAGCGCCTTCGGCCCCGCGCGGCGAGGCGAGCTGTGCGCTTCGCAGAGCGCGGTGACGGCAGATGTCATGGCCCGCGAGTGGACGGTCGCGCCTGCCAGAAAACGCCCGAAGCGCCTGAAGATCGTCAAGGCTGCGTCCGCTCGAGATCGTTTCAAGGCTGCTGCGGCCAAGGCGGAAGGGGGGACCGGTCAGGTGCTCAATGGGGTGTCGCCGCAGGAAGGCGCAGAGGCGATCCTCAAACTGTTGCGTGAAGAGGGCGTGCTGCGATGA
- a CDS encoding 4-vinyl reductase gives MKPQVRFELDRQAGMPLSNVYAKFLSNDHAVFEASLGRERYAGIMYQAGYKSARYWCEKDARLHRLSGRAVFDHFLAHLSESVWGRFSLVEIDAEARAAEIRLDHSPFVLAQGETCAAKHCHLFCGWFAGATDWLAGQPVVEAGENAVRTCQNHQCGARGHDHCLFRVRAELPTA, from the coding sequence ATGAAACCGCAGGTGCGATTTGAACTCGATCGACAGGCCGGGATGCCCCTGTCGAATGTTTATGCCAAGTTTCTGTCGAACGACCACGCGGTGTTCGAAGCCTCACTTGGACGCGAGCGTTATGCCGGGATCATGTATCAGGCAGGCTACAAGTCGGCGCGGTACTGGTGCGAGAAGGATGCCAGGCTACACCGCCTGAGCGGCCGTGCCGTGTTCGACCATTTCCTCGCGCATCTGTCCGAAAGCGTGTGGGGCCGCTTCAGTCTTGTCGAGATTGATGCCGAGGCACGGGCGGCCGAGATCCGTCTCGATCATTCGCCTTTTGTGCTGGCTCAGGGAGAAACCTGCGCGGCCAAGCATTGCCATCTTTTCTGCGGCTGGTTTGCCGGTGCGACCGACTGGCTGGCAGGACAGCCGGTCGTCGAGGCGGGCGAAAACGCCGTCCGCACCTGCCAAAACCACCAGTGCGGCGCACGCGGGCACGATCACTGCCTCTTTCGCGTGCGAGCCGAATTGCCGACGGCGTGA
- a CDS encoding aromatic ring-hydroxylating oxygenase subunit alpha has translation MKVSNEVRELIASREAGFNLEAPFYTSDEIFNLDMEVIFGQHWVYVGVEPDIPEPGDYFTVKLGRASIVVLRDDDMNVTAFHNVCRHRGAELCSEQKGSVGNLVCPYHQWTYDLTGQLIHTEHMGQEFECSKVRLKPVHVGNIAGLIFICLADEPPADFEQMRATMEEYIAPHRVADCKVVAQDDYIEAGNWKLTMENNRECYHCVSNHPELTQSLYEFGFGYQPNPSNADEMKAFTDLIGQEHARWEAAGFKSAEVEKLDGCATGFRTQRLPLTRDGESQTLDSKVACQKLLGDLTERKLGGLSFWTQPNSWHHFMSDHIVTFTVLPIDSQRSLLRTKWLVHKDAVEGRDYDVKRLTEVWIATNRQDGALVEMSQRGAVSPAYQPGPYSPYTEAYVEKFANWYIERLNTAVA, from the coding sequence GTGAAGGTTTCCAACGAAGTTCGTGAATTGATTGCCAGCCGCGAGGCGGGTTTCAACCTTGAAGCACCGTTCTACACGTCGGACGAGATTTTCAATCTCGACATGGAGGTGATCTTCGGTCAGCACTGGGTCTACGTCGGTGTTGAGCCGGACATCCCCGAGCCGGGTGACTACTTTACCGTCAAGCTCGGACGCGCGTCGATTGTCGTGTTGCGCGACGATGACATGAATGTCACGGCATTCCACAACGTGTGCCGTCACAGGGGTGCCGAGCTGTGCAGCGAGCAGAAGGGCAGCGTCGGCAACCTGGTGTGCCCGTATCACCAATGGACCTACGACCTGACCGGCCAGCTCATCCATACCGAGCACATGGGGCAGGAGTTCGAGTGCAGCAAAGTGCGCCTCAAGCCGGTGCACGTGGGCAACATCGCCGGCTTGATTTTCATTTGCCTGGCCGACGAGCCGCCGGCAGACTTCGAGCAGATGCGCGCCACCATGGAAGAGTACATTGCGCCGCATCGCGTGGCCGACTGCAAGGTGGTTGCCCAGGACGACTACATCGAGGCGGGCAACTGGAAGCTCACGATGGAGAACAACCGTGAGTGCTATCACTGCGTCAGTAACCACCCGGAACTGACCCAGTCGCTCTACGAGTTCGGTTTCGGCTATCAGCCCAATCCGAGCAATGCGGACGAAATGAAGGCCTTCACCGATCTGATCGGGCAGGAGCATGCGCGCTGGGAGGCCGCCGGCTTCAAGTCAGCAGAGGTCGAGAAGCTTGACGGGTGCGCCACCGGTTTCCGCACGCAGCGCCTGCCGCTGACCCGCGACGGCGAGTCCCAGACCTTGGATTCGAAAGTGGCTTGCCAGAAACTGCTGGGCGACCTCACCGAGCGCAAGCTCGGCGGGCTGTCCTTCTGGACCCAGCCGAACTCCTGGCACCACTTCATGAGCGATCACATCGTCACCTTCACGGTGTTGCCGATCGATTCGCAGCGCTCGCTCCTGCGCACCAAGTGGCTGGTGCACAAGGATGCGGTCGAAGGCCGCGACTACGACGTCAAGCGTTTGACCGAGGTGTGGATCGCCACCAACCGCCAGGACGGTGCCCTTGTCGAAATGTCGCAGCGCGGCGCCGTGAGCCCGGCGTATCAACCCGGCCCGTACTCGCCTTATACCGAGGCATACGTCGAGAAGTTCGCCAACTGGTACATCGAGCGGCTCAACACCGCCGTCGCCTGA
- a CDS encoding hybrid-cluster NAD(P)-dependent oxidoreductase has product MSAHIDPLDPETVEGLPPKWQADADDELVCCQRRQETEDVVSFIFRPRTPSAFRFIPGQFITLELEIDGETINRCYTVSSAPTRPDRLSITVKRTPGGVVSNWLHDNLQPGMSIHALGPSGDFCASHHRAGKYLFLSGGSGVTPLMSMSRTAHDMAEPTDIVFVHSARTPKDIIFRDELQLMTRNMNSFRTAFVCERRDGEPGWSAPTGYLTLALLQLIAPDYAEREVFCCGPEPYMRAVRSMLADAGFDMTRYHEESFNFGSTAEADAEPVAVANSEDGYSVELTKTGVTLRCAPGQSVLDAARVAGLRIPSSCSKGVCGTCKSKLVSGQVDMKHGGGIRQREIDQGMFLPCCSTPLSDLVMDR; this is encoded by the coding sequence ATGAGCGCCCACATTGATCCACTCGACCCGGAAACGGTGGAAGGCCTGCCGCCCAAGTGGCAGGCCGACGCCGATGACGAACTGGTGTGTTGCCAGCGGCGGCAGGAGACGGAAGACGTCGTCAGTTTCATCTTCCGTCCGCGTACCCCAAGTGCGTTCCGTTTCATTCCGGGGCAGTTCATCACCCTGGAACTGGAGATCGATGGCGAGACGATCAATCGGTGCTACACCGTCTCATCGGCGCCCACCCGCCCGGACCGCTTGTCGATCACCGTCAAGCGTACGCCGGGTGGCGTGGTCTCGAACTGGTTGCATGACAATCTCCAGCCCGGCATGAGCATTCACGCGCTCGGGCCGTCGGGTGATTTCTGTGCCAGCCATCATCGGGCCGGAAAATACCTGTTCCTCTCCGGCGGCTCGGGTGTGACGCCGCTGATGTCCATGTCACGCACGGCGCACGACATGGCCGAGCCGACCGACATTGTCTTCGTGCACAGCGCCCGCACGCCGAAGGACATCATCTTCCGCGACGAATTGCAGTTGATGACGCGGAACATGAACAGTTTTCGTACCGCCTTCGTGTGCGAACGCCGTGATGGCGAGCCGGGCTGGTCCGCACCGACGGGTTACCTCACGCTGGCGCTGCTTCAACTGATCGCGCCGGACTATGCCGAACGCGAGGTTTTCTGCTGCGGTCCCGAACCGTACATGCGCGCGGTGCGTTCGATGCTGGCCGACGCCGGTTTCGACATGACGCGCTACCACGAGGAGAGTTTCAACTTCGGCAGTACCGCTGAAGCCGACGCTGAACCCGTCGCCGTCGCGAATTCCGAAGACGGTTACTCGGTGGAACTGACCAAGACCGGCGTCACCTTGCGCTGCGCGCCTGGCCAGAGCGTCCTGGACGCGGCTCGCGTGGCCGGCCTGCGAATTCCCTCTTCGTGCAGCAAAGGCGTTTGCGGTACCTGCAAGTCAAAGCTGGTCTCGGGCCAGGTGGACATGAAGCATGGCGGCGGAATCCGCCAGCGTGAGATCGATCAGGGCATGTTCCTGCCGTGTTGCAGCACACCTTTGAGTGATCTCGTGATGGATCGATGA
- a CDS encoding coiled-coil domain-containing protein encodes MMRPFKTRSTPIALAVAAALSVPLGAHAQSAAELKARISELEQALAQTQSQLKEAKANEAASQEQLASASKAPVGPSFDILGGTLKVGGAIRANYAIGDYGKYSGYPTRAERDGGNFTLDTYRVNLDYANNTNGVIGKLEYRFYNGYHFLHTGWLGYNFDDGGQIQVGVNRVPFGPGPYGVSQSWFFDQHYYVGLADDMDLGVKYTKPIGNWTVDAAYYLSDEGTGAGKSRDSARYSYDVVNESGDGYEEENQVNLRAIYHFKDGAVKTDLGGSLMYGKLNSQGAQDDGDRWAASAHMVNKWNNFTLATQLTRYSFNVDKDQPLGNDKVVQFGAFDFGTEVAAKGWIPAVSLSYYKETPSIAWLDYVIPYIEYSSIVKSESSFKNSDLMTLGAAWGHGGWYIYTEWARSNGNDFVGNETSFADRLAANSQRDWQNRFNINLGYYF; translated from the coding sequence ATGATGAGACCTTTCAAGACCCGATCCACCCCCATTGCACTGGCCGTGGCTGCGGCACTGAGCGTTCCGCTCGGCGCACATGCCCAAAGCGCCGCGGAGTTGAAGGCTCGTATCTCCGAGCTCGAGCAGGCGCTTGCCCAGACTCAGTCCCAACTGAAAGAGGCAAAAGCCAACGAAGCCGCCAGCCAGGAACAGCTGGCCTCCGCCTCCAAGGCACCTGTCGGCCCGTCTTTCGATATCCTCGGTGGGACGCTGAAGGTCGGCGGTGCCATCCGCGCGAACTATGCCATTGGTGATTATGGCAAGTACAGTGGTTACCCGACCCGCGCCGAGCGTGATGGTGGCAACTTCACGCTCGATACCTATCGCGTCAACCTCGATTACGCCAACAACACCAACGGCGTGATCGGCAAGCTCGAGTACCGCTTCTACAACGGCTACCACTTCCTGCACACCGGCTGGCTGGGCTACAACTTCGACGATGGCGGTCAGATCCAGGTCGGCGTCAACCGAGTGCCCTTTGGTCCCGGCCCCTACGGCGTGTCGCAAAGCTGGTTCTTTGATCAGCACTACTACGTCGGTCTGGCCGACGACATGGATCTGGGTGTGAAGTACACCAAGCCGATCGGCAACTGGACCGTGGATGCTGCTTACTACCTCAGCGATGAGGGGACCGGTGCAGGAAAGAGTCGTGACAGCGCCCGCTACTCCTACGACGTAGTGAACGAAAGTGGCGATGGTTACGAGGAAGAGAATCAGGTCAACCTGCGTGCCATCTACCACTTCAAGGACGGGGCCGTGAAGACCGATCTGGGGGGCTCGCTGATGTACGGCAAGCTCAACAGCCAGGGGGCGCAGGATGATGGCGATCGCTGGGCGGCCTCGGCGCACATGGTCAACAAGTGGAACAACTTCACCCTGGCCACTCAGCTGACGCGCTACTCGTTCAATGTGGACAAGGATCAGCCGCTGGGTAACGACAAAGTGGTCCAGTTCGGCGCTTTCGATTTCGGCACTGAGGTTGCGGCCAAAGGCTGGATCCCGGCGGTGTCACTGAGCTACTACAAGGAGACGCCGAGTATCGCCTGGCTCGACTACGTGATCCCGTATATCGAATACAGCAGCATCGTCAAAAGTGAGAGCAGCTTCAAGAACAGCGATCTCATGACGCTGGGTGCGGCCTGGGGCCATGGTGGCTGGTACATCTACACCGAATGGGCGCGTTCGAACGGCAATGACTTCGTCGGTAACGAGACGAGCTTCGCTGACCGCTTGGCGGCGAACTCCCAGCGCGACTGGCAGAACCGCTTCAACATCAACCTCGGCTACTATTTCTGA
- a CDS encoding GlxA family transcriptional regulator: MSVELSSMSRIGFLLLDEFTMIAFSSAIEALRMANYAGGQKQYSWEVFSVDGKSVECSNGLPYAPGKTYDDVGPLDLVLVCGGTNVTRSADDDTLRLLRRIAKDDISLGGLCTGSYALVKAGLLDGYKATIHWENISGVRELHPRIDFVDDLYVIDRDRITCTGGTAPIDLMLALIQARCGKTLVAQICDQFSHERARDSKDRQHVPIAARMGCNNQAIAEVAALMEANIEEPLSLEELAHLAGLSQRHVQRMFRVVLGSTPGQYYLELRLRRARELLLQTGMSITSITVACGFQSPCHFSKSYRALFGQSPSSERQHASGLVTGRRSTKEPATAHPDMTHLAAPTRANKYAAEGLSAH, from the coding sequence ATGTCCGTCGAATTGTCATCCATGTCCCGCATCGGCTTTTTACTGCTCGATGAATTCACCATGATCGCGTTTTCAAGCGCGATAGAAGCGCTGCGAATGGCGAACTACGCCGGCGGCCAGAAGCAATACAGTTGGGAAGTGTTCAGCGTCGATGGAAAGTCCGTCGAATGCAGCAACGGCCTCCCCTACGCACCCGGCAAGACCTACGACGATGTCGGCCCGCTGGACCTGGTTCTTGTCTGCGGCGGCACCAACGTCACCCGGTCCGCCGATGACGACACATTGCGCCTGCTGCGACGCATCGCCAAGGACGACATCAGTCTGGGCGGTCTGTGCACCGGCAGCTATGCACTCGTCAAGGCAGGTCTGCTCGACGGCTACAAGGCCACGATTCATTGGGAGAACATTTCAGGCGTACGCGAATTGCATCCGCGTATCGATTTCGTTGATGACCTTTACGTCATCGATCGTGATCGCATCACCTGTACGGGCGGCACGGCGCCGATCGACCTCATGCTGGCCTTGATCCAGGCACGCTGCGGGAAGACACTGGTGGCGCAGATCTGCGACCAGTTCAGTCACGAGCGCGCCCGTGACAGCAAGGACCGGCAGCATGTCCCGATCGCGGCCCGCATGGGCTGCAACAACCAGGCCATCGCCGAGGTTGCGGCGCTGATGGAAGCGAATATCGAAGAGCCCTTGTCGCTCGAAGAACTCGCCCACCTCGCCGGGCTCTCCCAACGGCACGTCCAGCGCATGTTCCGCGTCGTACTGGGCAGCACACCGGGCCAGTACTACCTGGAATTGCGCCTGCGTCGCGCGCGCGAACTGCTGCTTCAGACCGGCATGTCGATCACCAGCATCACCGTGGCCTGTGGCTTCCAGTCACCGTGCCACTTCAGCAAGTCGTATCGTGCGCTTTTCGGTCAGTCGCCGAGCAGTGAGCGACAGCATGCCAGTGGCCTGGTCACTGGCCGACGCAGCACCAAGGAACCCGCCACCGCGCATCCGGACATGACGCACCTGGCGGCGCCCACTCGGGCGAACAAGTACGCCGCCGAAGGCCTCTCGGCGCATTAA
- the glyA gene encoding serine hydroxymethyltransferase yields the protein MFSMTDRIAGFDDELKAAMDAEFSRQESHIELIASENYTSPRVLEAQGSVLTNKYAEGYPGKRYYGGCEHVDVVEQLAIDRAKELFGADYANVQPHSGSQANAAVYMALLEPHDTVLGMSLAHGGHLTHGAKVNFSGKIYNAVQYGLDESTGEIDYAQVESLAKEFKPKMIVAGFSAYSRVVDWKRFREIADMVGAKLFVDMAHVAGLVAAGLYPNPMPYADVVTTTTHKTLRGPRGGLILARANADLEKKLNSIVFPGIQGGPLMHVIAAKAVAFKEALQPEFRDYQQQVLINARAMAGVFQERGFKIVSGGTDDHLFLVDLVAKGITGKAADAALGEAYITVNKNAVPNDPQSPFVTSGIRIGTPAITSRGFGEAEAKELTGWICDVLDNIEDASVIASVRENVKALCARFPVYPANR from the coding sequence ATGTTTTCAATGACCGACCGTATTGCCGGATTCGACGACGAACTGAAGGCCGCGATGGATGCCGAGTTCAGCCGCCAGGAATCGCATATCGAGCTGATCGCTTCCGAGAACTACACCAGCCCGCGCGTGCTCGAGGCACAAGGTAGCGTGCTGACCAACAAGTACGCCGAAGGCTACCCGGGCAAGCGCTACTACGGCGGTTGCGAGCATGTGGATGTGGTCGAGCAGCTGGCCATCGATCGTGCCAAGGAGCTCTTCGGTGCCGACTACGCCAACGTGCAGCCGCACTCCGGTTCGCAGGCCAACGCCGCGGTCTACATGGCCTTGCTCGAGCCGCACGATACCGTGCTGGGCATGAGCCTGGCCCACGGCGGCCACCTGACCCACGGCGCCAAGGTGAACTTCTCCGGCAAGATCTACAACGCCGTGCAGTACGGGCTCGACGAGTCCACCGGCGAGATCGACTACGCGCAGGTCGAGTCGCTGGCCAAGGAGTTCAAGCCGAAGATGATCGTCGCCGGCTTCTCCGCCTATTCGCGGGTGGTGGACTGGAAGCGCTTCCGCGAGATCGCGGACATGGTCGGTGCCAAGCTGTTCGTCGATATGGCGCACGTGGCCGGTCTGGTCGCGGCAGGGCTGTATCCCAATCCCATGCCTTACGCCGACGTGGTCACCACCACCACGCACAAGACCCTGCGCGGCCCCCGTGGCGGCCTGATCCTGGCGCGTGCCAATGCGGATCTGGAGAAGAAGCTCAACTCCATCGTCTTCCCCGGCATCCAGGGTGGCCCGCTCATGCATGTCATCGCCGCCAAGGCCGTGGCCTTCAAGGAAGCGCTGCAACCCGAGTTTCGCGATTACCAGCAGCAGGTGCTGATCAACGCCCGCGCCATGGCCGGCGTGTTCCAGGAGCGTGGTTTCAAGATCGTCTCCGGCGGTACGGATGATCACCTGTTCCTGGTCGATCTGGTCGCCAAGGGCATTACCGGCAAGGCTGCGGATGCTGCACTGGGCGAGGCCTACATCACGGTGAACAAGAACGCCGTGCCGAACGATCCGCAATCGCCGTTCGTGACCAGCGGTATCCGCATCGGTACGCCTGCCATCACCAGCCGTGGTTTCGGCGAGGCCGAGGCCAAGGAACTGACCGGGTGGATCTGCGACGTGCTGGACAACATCGAAGACGCCTCGGTCATCGCGTCCGTGCGTGAAAACGTCAAGGCCCTGTGCGCGCGCTTCCCGGTCTATCCGGCGAACCGTTGA
- a CDS encoding L-serine ammonia-lyase has protein sequence MAISVFEMFKVGIGPSSSHTVGPMRAALTFVSGLEERGTLPQVRRVRAQLYGSLGATGKGHGTDTAVLLGLEGEAPDLIDPDCIEARLAHIRSTKTLQLAGKHGVRFDEKEDLSFLRRQSLPFHANGMRLTAYGEDGAEVDSRVYYSVGGGFVVNEEAAGADRIVEDTTPLKYPFNSGDQLLKQCAEHGLSISQLMLENETAWRSEEETRAGLLNIWQVMQACVRRGCEVEGVLPGGMKVQRRAAALYRKLSGSPEAALRDPLTTMDWVNLYALAVNEENAAGGRIVTAPTNGAAGIIPAVLHYYHRFFTGANDDAVVRFLLTAAAIGILFKQNASISGAEVGCQGEVGVACSMAAAGLAEVMGGTVEQVENAAEIGMEHNLGLTCDPVGGLVQVPCIERNAMGSVKAINAARIALRGDGKHFVSLDKVIKTMRDTGRDMKEKYKETSRGGLAVNVIEC, from the coding sequence ATGGCAATCAGTGTCTTCGAGATGTTCAAGGTCGGTATCGGCCCGTCGAGTTCCCACACGGTGGGGCCGATGCGTGCTGCCCTGACCTTCGTCTCCGGCCTTGAGGAGCGTGGCACGCTGCCGCAGGTGCGGCGCGTGCGTGCCCAGCTGTACGGTTCGCTGGGTGCGACCGGCAAGGGGCACGGTACCGATACGGCCGTGCTGCTCGGGCTCGAGGGCGAGGCCCCGGATCTGATCGATCCGGACTGCATCGAGGCTCGCCTCGCACATATCCGCTCGACCAAGACCCTGCAGCTGGCCGGCAAGCACGGTGTGCGTTTCGACGAGAAGGAAGACCTGAGCTTCCTGCGTCGCCAGAGCCTGCCATTCCACGCCAACGGGATGCGCCTGACCGCTTACGGTGAGGACGGGGCCGAAGTCGACAGCCGCGTGTATTACTCGGTGGGCGGTGGTTTCGTGGTGAACGAGGAGGCGGCCGGTGCCGATCGTATCGTTGAAGACACGACGCCGCTCAAATACCCGTTCAACAGCGGCGACCAGCTGCTCAAGCAGTGCGCCGAGCATGGCCTGTCGATCAGCCAGCTGATGCTGGAGAACGAGACGGCATGGCGCAGCGAAGAAGAAACGCGCGCCGGTCTGCTGAACATCTGGCAGGTGATGCAGGCGTGCGTGCGCCGTGGTTGCGAGGTCGAAGGCGTGCTGCCGGGCGGCATGAAGGTCCAGCGCCGCGCAGCCGCCCTCTATCGAAAGCTTTCCGGGTCCCCCGAAGCGGCCCTGCGTGATCCGCTGACGACGATGGACTGGGTGAATCTCTATGCCCTGGCGGTGAATGAGGAAAACGCGGCCGGCGGACGCATCGTCACGGCGCCCACCAACGGTGCGGCCGGGATCATCCCGGCGGTGCTGCACTACTACCACCGCTTCTTCACCGGTGCCAACGACGACGCAGTGGTGCGCTTCCTGCTCACGGCGGCGGCCATCGGCATCCTGTTCAAGCAGAACGCGTCCATCTCTGGCGCCGAGGTCGGCTGTCAGGGCGAGGTGGGTGTGGCCTGCTCGATGGCGGCGGCCGGGCTGGCCGAGGTCATGGGCGGCACGGTGGAGCAGGTCGAGAACGCAGCCGAGATCGGCATGGAGCACAACCTGGGGCTGACCTGCGATCCCGTGGGTGGTCTGGTGCAGGTGCCGTGCATCGAGCGCAACGCCATGGGCTCGGTCAAGGCCATCAATGCCGCGCGCATTGCGCTGCGGGGCGATGGCAAGCACTTCGTGTCCCTGGACAAGGTCATCAAGACCATGCGCGACACCGGTCGGGACATGAAGGAAAAGTACAAGGAAACGTCCCGCGGCGGTTTGGCGGTCAACGTGATCGAGTGTTGA